A window from Candidatus Dadabacteria bacterium encodes these proteins:
- a CDS encoding nucleotidyltransferase: protein MIEYDKFQNSLKRLEEQYGNYRAIENSDLDSIMREAVAESVIHRFEVCYDCLWKVLRRHLAEELGVPDAPNSPKPVFRLAFENNLLPSPIEKWLDYANSRINTSHDYDEGKARRCLGIISGFIDDATGLYETMSGETWKQ, encoded by the coding sequence ATGATTGAATACGACAAATTTCAAAATTCCCTGAAACGCCTTGAGGAACAGTACGGAAATTACCGTGCCATAGAGAACTCTGACCTGGATTCGATAATGCGGGAAGCTGTGGCCGAGTCGGTCATACACAGGTTTGAGGTCTGTTACGACTGCCTATGGAAGGTGCTGAGACGCCACCTCGCAGAGGAGCTCGGCGTTCCAGATGCCCCAAACAGCCCGAAACCTGTTTTCAGACTGGCCTTTGAAAACAACCTTCTCCCCTCACCGATCGAAAAATGGCTTGATTACGCAAACAGCCGCATCAATACAAGCCATGACTATGATGAGGGAAAGGCCAGAAGATGCCTTGGAATCATAAGCGGCTTTATTGACGATGCCACAGGTCTTTACGAAACAATGAGCGGAGAAACATGGAAACAGTAG
- a CDS encoding nucleotidyltransferase domain-containing protein yields the protein METVEAIDISSEQRGVLLALLKKHLPNTRVWVYGSRARFAAKKSSDLDMVVFAGSGQRRQVGDLREALEQSDLPFRVDLFVWDDMPERFREKIEGDHVTLVSPDH from the coding sequence ATGGAAACAGTAGAAGCTATTGATATCTCTTCTGAGCAGCGCGGCGTTCTTCTTGCGCTGCTTAAAAAGCATCTTCCGAATACCCGCGTCTGGGTATACGGTTCCCGCGCGAGGTTTGCCGCGAAAAAGAGTTCGGATCTCGACATGGTGGTATTTGCCGGAAGCGGACAGAGAAGACAGGTCGGCGATCTTCGGGAAGCTCTTGAACAGAGCGATCTTCCGTTTCGGGTGGACCTGTTCGTGTGGGATGACATGCCGGAGAGATTCCGGGAGAAAATTGAAGGTGACCACGTAACCCTTGTTTCCCCTGACCACTAA
- a CDS encoding transglycosylase SLT domain-containing protein, protein MDPKKAALSVFLLALLLLAAAAEGARANHADCGKVLQSTEKTLEARFLKVHCHARERQHAEVHGALAEIKDKLIFIEDYLLYYEAEAALGLGQKERAEVLFLKILKHHPDSAIGHDARERLAEIHLENDRHAEAEKTYSHLAERTDSRWKKAVYLKNLGEIKERQGDFPAASEIFERIWAEHPEVSFSDYAFELHKKNGKVFAPSPQQFEKRGDVMFEAGNWEGALEAFSAAPRTNAVRTKTGICLYRLSRFPEALKVFSGIDSPKAFYWRGVTLMSMEKEEEAIGVFERLHRLNPKSSWTSKSLLKAARLRHLRKEPEEAHRLYRLVIEKYPGREEARESAWNIGWMHYSKKEYAKAAEAFSDRAWARGRDRERFLYWYARASERAGDKPGALFALGELAKSPKITYYSALAKMRLGENLLHTPPPAAAWSGNPFGKNPALEKFLFFVKAGVYDLALREAELLRPHAKTRVQRLYLASLYLQARDYKTSITLANGVRSPEALRLSFPKGFEERVKAFSRKYTLDEFLVYSVIREESHFDKEAVSVSDARGLMQLLPSTALETAPKAGLSNFQASQLFSPDINLELGCYYLSWLLEIFEGNFAISLAGYNGGPTSAKTWYEKNGALDIDEFIEEIPFEQSRNYVKKIIRSYAAYEAVYGREKDRFSRQSFEKFLKIMSP, encoded by the coding sequence ATGGATCCGAAAAAAGCAGCTCTCAGCGTCTTTCTCCTTGCCCTGCTTCTTCTCGCCGCCGCGGCCGAGGGCGCGCGCGCCAACCACGCCGACTGCGGAAAAGTCCTGCAATCCACCGAGAAAACCCTCGAGGCGCGGTTTCTCAAGGTTCACTGCCACGCCCGTGAGCGGCAGCACGCCGAGGTGCACGGGGCTCTCGCCGAGATAAAGGATAAGCTCATCTTTATAGAGGATTATCTGCTTTACTACGAAGCGGAGGCGGCTTTAGGCCTCGGGCAGAAGGAGAGGGCCGAGGTGCTTTTCCTGAAGATACTGAAACACCATCCGGACTCGGCGATCGGCCATGACGCCCGTGAGCGGCTTGCTGAAATCCACCTCGAGAACGATCGCCACGCGGAGGCGGAAAAAACATACTCGCATCTTGCCGAGCGGACCGACAGCAGGTGGAAAAAAGCCGTTTACCTGAAAAACCTCGGCGAAATAAAGGAGAGACAGGGAGACTTCCCCGCGGCCTCCGAGATATTCGAGAGGATATGGGCAGAGCACCCGGAGGTAAGCTTCTCGGATTACGCATTCGAGCTTCACAAGAAAAACGGAAAAGTCTTTGCCCCTTCGCCGCAGCAGTTTGAAAAAAGAGGGGACGTCATGTTCGAGGCCGGCAACTGGGAGGGGGCGCTTGAGGCCTTCTCCGCAGCGCCGCGAACAAACGCGGTAAGAACGAAAACCGGCATCTGCCTCTACAGGCTTTCCAGGTTTCCGGAAGCCCTGAAGGTATTCTCGGGGATTGATTCCCCGAAGGCCTTTTACTGGAGGGGCGTGACTCTCATGAGCATGGAGAAAGAAGAGGAGGCCATAGGCGTTTTCGAGAGACTCCACAGGCTAAACCCCAAAAGCTCCTGGACGTCCAAGTCGCTGCTTAAGGCCGCGAGGCTCCGCCACCTGCGCAAAGAGCCTGAAGAGGCCCACCGCCTCTACCGCCTCGTTATCGAGAAATACCCCGGAAGGGAAGAGGCCCGGGAAAGCGCGTGGAATATCGGGTGGATGCACTATAGTAAAAAGGAGTACGCAAAGGCCGCCGAGGCTTTCTCCGACCGCGCCTGGGCGAGGGGGAGGGACCGGGAGCGCTTTCTTTACTGGTACGCGAGGGCATCCGAGCGGGCGGGAGACAAGCCCGGGGCTCTATTCGCGCTTGGAGAACTCGCCAAATCCCCGAAAATCACCTACTACTCGGCTCTCGCGAAGATGAGGCTCGGGGAAAACCTGCTTCACACCCCGCCTCCCGCCGCTGCCTGGTCGGGAAACCCTTTCGGGAAAAATCCCGCGCTCGAGAAATTTCTTTTCTTCGTCAAGGCCGGGGTATACGATCTTGCCCTTAGGGAAGCCGAGCTTCTGAGGCCCCATGCGAAAACGCGCGTGCAGCGCCTCTACCTCGCCTCGCTTTACCTGCAGGCGCGGGATTACAAAACCTCAATAACCCTGGCAAACGGCGTCAGGTCCCCCGAGGCGCTCCGCCTCTCCTTCCCGAAGGGCTTTGAGGAGCGGGTGAAGGCTTTTTCGCGCAAATACACGCTTGATGAGTTCCTGGTCTACTCCGTCATAAGAGAGGAAAGCCATTTTGACAAGGAGGCGGTTTCGGTTTCCGACGCCAGGGGGCTCATGCAGCTGCTTCCCTCGACGGCTCTTGAGACAGCACCCAAGGCGGGTCTTAGCAATTTCCAGGCTTCCCAGCTTTTCTCTCCCGACATAAACCTTGAACTGGGATGCTATTACCTGAGCTGGCTGCTTGAGATCTTCGAGGGCAACTTCGCCATAAGCCTCGCCGGCTATAACGGCGGCCCCACAAGCGCCAAGACGTGGTATGAGAAAAACGGGGCACTCGACATTGACGAGTTCATAGAGGAAATCCCCTTTGAGCAGTCAAGGAACTACGTAAAGAAAATCATAAGGAGCTACGCCGCTTACGAGGCGGTCTACGGAAGGGAGAAAGATCGGTTCTCAAGGCAGAGCTTCGAGAAGTTCCTCAAGATCATGAGCCCGTAG
- the cofC gene encoding 2-phospho-L-lactate guanylyltransferase: METRHSEVAVLKFILVPVKDLSRANERLASVLSNKQRTELAYVMLEDVFSAVGESKLADNKVVVTLDRKAEKMALEEGFDVIREESQLGESSSVDLAIQVCRKMGAKSVLVIPGDAPLITGEDLDSVLEKEKKGKSVILVPSEDELGTNAILRKPPDSIPSMFGNDSFRKHREEAERRYVPCDIYRNFNISIDIDEPGDIETFSHHGSHTKTYRKLLELGLIKEEAGKNGATAS; encoded by the coding sequence TTGGAGACCCGCCACAGCGAGGTAGCAGTTTTGAAATTCATATTGGTTCCCGTAAAAGATCTTTCAAGGGCAAACGAAAGGCTTGCATCGGTGCTCAGCAACAAGCAGAGAACCGAACTTGCCTACGTGATGCTGGAAGACGTGTTCTCCGCGGTCGGCGAATCGAAGCTCGCCGACAACAAGGTCGTCGTTACTCTCGACAGGAAAGCGGAGAAAATGGCCCTTGAGGAAGGGTTTGACGTAATAAGGGAGGAGAGCCAGCTCGGGGAGAGCTCTTCGGTTGATCTTGCGATCCAGGTCTGCAGAAAAATGGGCGCAAAGTCCGTGCTCGTAATCCCGGGCGACGCCCCTTTAATAACCGGTGAGGACCTCGATTCCGTCCTTGAGAAAGAGAAGAAAGGCAAATCCGTGATCCTCGTTCCCTCAGAAGATGAGCTCGGCACAAACGCAATACTGAGAAAGCCTCCCGACAGCATACCCTCGATGTTCGGAAACGACAGTTTCAGGAAACACAGGGAGGAGGCCGAGCGTAGATACGTGCCCTGCGACATCTACAGAAACTTCAATATCAGCATCGACATTGACGAGCCCGGGGACATAGAGACCTTCTCCCACCACGGCTCCCACACCAAGACCTACAGGAAACTTCTGGAACTGGGACTAATAAAGGAAGAAGCGGGAAAAAACGGGGCGACGGCCAGCTGA
- the queF gene encoding NADPH-dependent 7-cyano-7-deazaguanine reductase QueF has translation MDEPSPEILETFENKNPERDYEIEISCPEFTCVCPKTGQPDFATITIKYVPDRLCVELKSLKLYMFSYRNTGEFHEHVTNRILNDFVSACDPRSVEVTGDFNVRGGIKTVVRASHRKDA, from the coding sequence ATGGACGAACCGAGCCCGGAAATCCTCGAGACTTTCGAGAACAAAAACCCGGAGAGGGATTACGAAATCGAGATATCGTGTCCCGAGTTCACCTGCGTTTGCCCGAAAACGGGACAGCCGGACTTTGCGACCATCACAATAAAGTACGTACCCGACAGGCTCTGCGTGGAACTTAAGTCCCTTAAGCTCTACATGTTCTCCTACAGAAACACGGGCGAGTTCCACGAGCACGTGACGAACAGGATCCTTAACGATTTCGTCTCCGCGTGCGATCCGAGGTCGGTCGAGGTGACGGGCGACTTCAACGTCCGCGGCGGAATAAAGACGGTAGTACGGGCCTCACACAGAAAAGACGCCTGA
- a CDS encoding HigA family addiction module antidote protein — translation MAMKDPVHPGVIVREDCMEPLNLSVTECAKVLGVARQTLSNLVNAKASVSVEMAYRLSKAFGSTPRTWLGMQLAFDLAHSQELEEKIKVKRVSVERGSKARTTPQSG, via the coding sequence ATGGCAATGAAAGATCCTGTACATCCGGGCGTTATCGTACGCGAGGATTGTATGGAACCCTTGAATCTATCGGTTACCGAGTGCGCAAAAGTGCTTGGGGTTGCACGCCAGACGCTTTCCAATCTTGTCAATGCAAAAGCATCCGTTTCCGTTGAAATGGCCTATAGATTGTCGAAGGCATTTGGTTCGACTCCGAGAACTTGGCTTGGCATGCAGTTGGCATTTGATCTTGCCCACTCGCAGGAGTTAGAAGAGAAGATCAAGGTAAAGCGCGTTTCTGTAGAGCGTGGATCAAAAGCGAGGACGACTCCGCAGTCGGGGTAA
- a CDS encoding carbon-nitrogen hydrolase family protein: MSNGKSFTAAAVQAAPVFLDRKGTVDKVLRLIKEAAGNGAELVVFPEAFIPTYPYWPKDLGFGAEKKLTMDAHVELHRNSVEVPGEDTKRIGNAAKRAKTCVVIGVNEKEGGTLYNTILYFGKDGSLLGRHRKLMSIDSEKCVWANGTAEDVRVFDTEIGKIGGLFCYEHHMTLEKYAMFTKGEQVHVGLWGGHSFVKDTMDFASRQYAFEGQVFVIISAGFIEEDMIPDSFPLKEHTIWDYPGGSGIINPRGQYIIGPVYGKEEILYAEIELDQIIRAKTVIDSVGHFSRPDIFRFEIME; the protein is encoded by the coding sequence ATGAGCAACGGAAAATCCTTCACGGCGGCTGCGGTGCAGGCAGCTCCCGTTTTTCTCGACAGAAAGGGCACGGTCGACAAGGTCCTCAGGCTTATAAAGGAAGCAGCGGGAAACGGGGCTGAACTCGTGGTTTTCCCCGAGGCCTTCATACCCACCTATCCCTACTGGCCGAAGGATCTCGGGTTCGGGGCCGAGAAAAAGCTCACCATGGACGCCCACGTCGAGCTACACAGAAACTCGGTCGAGGTTCCCGGGGAGGACACCAAAAGAATCGGCAATGCGGCGAAGCGGGCCAAGACCTGCGTCGTAATAGGGGTTAACGAAAAAGAGGGAGGAACCCTCTACAACACCATACTCTACTTCGGCAAGGACGGCTCCCTTCTCGGAAGGCACAGAAAGCTGATGTCGATTGACAGCGAGAAATGCGTATGGGCGAACGGAACCGCCGAGGACGTGAGGGTGTTTGACACCGAAATCGGGAAAATAGGGGGACTTTTCTGCTACGAGCACCACATGACCCTTGAGAAGTACGCGATGTTCACCAAGGGGGAGCAGGTGCACGTGGGTCTCTGGGGAGGACACTCGTTCGTTAAGGACACGATGGATTTCGCGAGCCGACAGTACGCGTTTGAGGGACAGGTGTTCGTCATAATCTCAGCCGGCTTCATAGAAGAGGATATGATTCCCGACTCCTTTCCCCTGAAGGAGCATACGATCTGGGATTACCCCGGGGGAAGCGGCATAATAAACCCCAGGGGACAGTACATAATCGGCCCCGTATACGGAAAGGAAGAGATTCTCTACGCGGAGATCGAGCTTGACCAGATAATAAGGGCAAAGACCGTAATAGACTCCGTGGGGCATTTCTCAAGGCCGGACATATTCCGATTCGAGATAATGGAGTGA
- the hisH gene encoding imidazole glycerol phosphate synthase subunit HisH: MISIVDYGMGNLRSVEKSFTSQGIEVRVTEDPGDIEDSSGLVVPGVGAFGDCVRNLRERSMSGPIKDFIESGRPFLGICLGFQVLFESSEEAPGEEGLGILKGKVVRFRVEEKKLKVPHMGWNRVSAPEQTRILEGIPQQSWFYFVHSYHVVSDEPGADVLLSDYGGEFEAGVISGNLSAFQFHPEKSSDYGLMILRNFSKLCLENRSFSLP; this comes from the coding sequence GTGATTTCCATAGTGGATTACGGGATGGGGAACCTGAGAAGCGTCGAGAAGAGCTTTACCTCCCAAGGGATAGAGGTCCGCGTTACCGAGGACCCGGGCGACATAGAGGACTCAAGCGGCCTCGTGGTTCCCGGGGTCGGGGCTTTCGGCGACTGCGTAAGGAACCTTCGCGAGCGCTCCATGTCCGGGCCAATAAAGGATTTTATCGAAAGCGGGCGGCCTTTTCTGGGCATATGCCTCGGCTTTCAGGTCCTGTTCGAATCAAGCGAAGAGGCTCCCGGAGAAGAGGGCCTTGGGATTCTTAAAGGGAAGGTCGTTCGGTTCCGTGTCGAGGAAAAGAAACTGAAGGTGCCCCATATGGGCTGGAACAGGGTGAGCGCGCCCGAGCAGACTCGCATACTCGAGGGGATACCGCAGCAAAGCTGGTTTTACTTCGTTCACTCCTACCACGTGGTTTCGGATGAGCCCGGCGCGGATGTTCTGCTTTCCGATTACGGGGGCGAGTTCGAGGCGGGGGTCATATCGGGAAACCTTTCCGCCTTCCAGTTTCACCCTGAAAAAAGCTCCGACTACGGGCTCATGATCTTGAGGAACTTCTCGAAGCTCTGCCTTGAGAACCGATCTTTCTCCCTTCCGTAG
- the msrB gene encoding peptide-methionine (R)-S-oxide reductase MsrB: MSEKIKKTDEQWQEELSPEEFLVTRKKGTERAFTGKYHDHHEKGMYVCVCCGQKLFRFSEKFDSGTGWPSFWEPVSQENIEEKTDHSHGMTRTEVLCSKCDAHLGHVFPDGPKPTGLRYCINSASLDFEEE; this comes from the coding sequence ATGTCTGAGAAGATAAAGAAGACGGACGAGCAGTGGCAGGAGGAACTCTCCCCCGAGGAGTTTCTTGTTACGAGGAAGAAGGGCACCGAGAGGGCCTTTACCGGAAAGTACCACGACCATCACGAAAAGGGGATGTATGTGTGCGTCTGCTGCGGGCAGAAGCTTTTCCGTTTCTCAGAGAAGTTCGATTCCGGCACGGGATGGCCGAGCTTCTGGGAGCCCGTCTCGCAGGAGAACATAGAGGAGAAGACCGATCATTCCCACGGGATGACGAGAACGGAGGTTCTCTGCTCAAAGTGCGACGCACACCTGGGACATGTTTTCCCCGACGGCCCCAAGCCTACCGGGCTTAGATACTGCATAAATTCTGCCTCTTTGGATTTTGAAGAAGAGTAG
- a CDS encoding mobile mystery protein A: protein MTNKFKYMQLQTLDDHLSRVNVCDRPSGGWIRAVRTSLGMSVRQMAERIGITQQSAARLEKNEINDAITLRSLRKAAEALDCRLVYVFVPNDGSLRNIVRKQALRKARDIVDPVDHSMMLEAQDVGDRQEKTAQIADELVRNPAISLWD from the coding sequence ATGACAAACAAATTTAAGTATATGCAATTGCAGACGCTGGATGACCACCTTTCCAGAGTGAATGTTTGCGACCGTCCCTCTGGCGGTTGGATTCGTGCTGTCCGCACCTCGCTTGGCATGAGCGTTCGTCAGATGGCGGAACGTATAGGCATCACACAGCAATCCGCCGCTCGTTTGGAGAAAAACGAGATCAATGATGCGATTACACTTAGGTCGCTTCGCAAGGCGGCTGAAGCATTGGATTGCAGGCTCGTTTATGTTTTTGTTCCAAATGATGGCTCCTTGCGGAACATCGTGCGCAAGCAGGCGCTCAGAAAGGCTCGTGATATCGTTGATCCTGTGGACCACAGCATGATGCTTGAAGCGCAGGATGTAGGCGACAGGCAGGAGAAAACCGCCCAAATCGCTGATGAGTTGGTGCGCAACCCTGCCATCAGTCTGTGGGACTGA
- a CDS encoding glucose 1-dehydrogenase: MARLDGKTALITGGGEGIGKATALLFSAEGANVGIMSRTAERLDEVVSENPGPGEIRAYPGDVSIEEDVKRVVEAFYGDFGRVDILFNNAGILEGGTVVTTSNEVWDRTIDINVKGVFLVSKYVVPLMAKHGGGSIINNSSVLGIVGMEGCVAYNASKGAVRQITRSMALDHAKDNIRTNSVCPGYIKTKMDPEFMGNPPDAEEQLDAIAADMIPLVRRAEAEEVAHSVLYLASDEARYVTGSDLVIDGGWTTL; this comes from the coding sequence ATGGCAAGACTTGATGGAAAAACAGCGCTCATAACGGGCGGGGGAGAGGGAATAGGAAAAGCTACGGCGCTTTTGTTCTCAGCAGAAGGCGCCAACGTGGGCATAATGTCGAGAACCGCGGAGAGGCTTGACGAGGTGGTTTCTGAGAACCCGGGACCCGGGGAGATAAGGGCCTATCCGGGTGACGTTTCCATAGAAGAGGACGTAAAGAGGGTGGTAGAGGCCTTCTACGGAGATTTCGGAAGGGTCGACATACTGTTTAACAACGCCGGGATACTTGAGGGCGGCACTGTGGTGACTACCTCTAACGAGGTCTGGGACCGCACGATCGACATAAACGTGAAGGGGGTCTTTCTCGTAAGCAAGTACGTGGTTCCGCTCATGGCAAAGCACGGCGGGGGCTCCATAATCAACAACTCAAGCGTGCTAGGCATCGTGGGGATGGAGGGCTGCGTGGCGTACAACGCTTCGAAGGGAGCCGTGAGGCAGATAACGAGAAGCATGGCCCTTGATCACGCGAAGGACAACATAAGGACAAATTCCGTCTGTCCCGGCTACATAAAGACCAAGATGGACCCCGAGTTCATGGGGAACCCCCCGGACGCGGAGGAGCAGCTCGACGCGATAGCGGCCGACATGATTCCCCTTGTGAGAAGGGCAGAAGCGGAGGAAGTGGCCCACTCGGTGCTCTACCTGGCTTCGGA
- a CDS encoding mobile mystery protein B — translation MVQYRYTEGQTPLSEEEKEHLVPTILMREDLDRFERENILEARRWVMRKSVLASKQNIFSEKFILNLHKRMFGRVWKWAGQYRKSDKNIGVNYSLIQTEFRKLLDDAAYWLEHNTYGVTELAVIFHHRLVKIHLFPNGNGRHARLLADVIVAKYGGEKLTWGGGADLTASEDVRERYIAALREADSGIYDSLISFAKS, via the coding sequence ATGGTTCAGTATCGTTATACAGAGGGCCAGACCCCGCTTAGCGAGGAAGAGAAGGAACATCTCGTTCCCACCATATTAATGCGTGAAGATCTGGACCGTTTCGAGCGGGAAAATATTCTTGAAGCCCGGAGATGGGTAATGCGGAAATCTGTTTTGGCATCGAAACAGAATATTTTTTCGGAGAAATTTATCCTGAACCTTCATAAGCGCATGTTCGGTCGTGTCTGGAAATGGGCAGGTCAGTACCGAAAATCCGACAAAAACATCGGCGTCAACTATTCCCTCATCCAGACCGAATTTCGCAAGTTGCTGGACGATGCCGCTTATTGGCTGGAACACAATACCTACGGTGTTACTGAACTGGCCGTTATTTTTCATCACCGGTTAGTGAAAATTCACCTTTTTCCGAACGGCAACGGCCGACACGCGCGCTTGCTTGCCGATGTAATAGTTGCCAAATATGGTGGTGAAAAACTCACATGGGGCGGTGGTGCCGACCTCACTGCGTCTGAAGATGTCCGCGAACGCTATATTGCGGCACTGCGTGAGGCTGACTCTGGTATCTATGATTCCCTGATTTCGTTTGCTAAGTCGTAA
- a CDS encoding ABC transporter permease — protein MYVKTQIIITGTIIFLIILVAIFAPALSPYEYDQTNFANALRAPDSVHLMGTDQEGRDLLSRVIHGSRISIAVAVGTAAMALVIGTVLGAVSGYAGGKTDELIMRTVDVFYAVPDLLLIVLLTLVIGTGVTGIVISLGVMSWMRVARIVRGSVLQIKSFEYVESARALGASPRIILARHILPNTLSPLIVTVTFSVPYAILTESTLSFLGLGISPPEASWGTLASTGWQGIRTFPHLIVFPSIAIFITALSFNLFGEGIRDLLATENSR, from the coding sequence ATGTACGTAAAAACCCAGATAATAATCACGGGAACGATAATATTCCTTATAATTCTGGTCGCGATTTTCGCGCCCGCCCTCTCCCCCTACGAGTACGACCAGACGAATTTCGCAAACGCGCTTCGCGCCCCCGACTCCGTGCACCTAATGGGAACGGACCAGGAGGGCCGCGATCTCCTGAGCAGGGTAATCCACGGTTCGAGGATATCGATCGCGGTCGCCGTGGGGACCGCCGCGATGGCCCTTGTCATCGGAACGGTCCTCGGAGCGGTCTCGGGATACGCCGGGGGGAAAACGGACGAGCTTATAATGCGCACGGTCGACGTGTTCTACGCCGTCCCGGATCTCCTTCTGATCGTTCTTCTGACGCTCGTTATCGGAACGGGGGTTACGGGCATCGTAATATCTCTCGGGGTGATGTCGTGGATGAGGGTCGCCAGGATAGTGAGGGGAAGCGTGCTTCAGATAAAGTCGTTTGAGTACGTTGAGTCCGCAAGGGCGCTCGGGGCCTCGCCGCGTATCATTCTCGCAAGGCACATACTTCCTAACACGCTAAGTCCCCTCATAGTCACCGTCACGTTTTCGGTCCCTTACGCAATCCTCACGGAATCCACGCTCAGCTTTCTCGGCCTCGGGATATCTCCGCCTGAGGCGAGCTGGGGCACGCTTGCGAGCACCGGGTGGCAGGGAATAAGGACTTTCCCCCACCTTATAGTGTTTCCAAGCATCGCGATTTTCATAACGGCGCTTTCCTTTAATCTCTTCGGGGAAGGCATAAGAGACCTTCTGGCCACGGAGAACTCAAGGTGA
- a CDS encoding prephenate dehydrogenase/arogenate dehydrogenase family protein: MTFEKVAVVGLGLIGGSLAAALRESGEVGEVFGIERDTESLRFALENGITDTGASEIGPGMSGSEIVVVATYVDVIAQVAREVSGFVSPGTVVCDVGSVKASLVREMEKGPQNIRFVGAHPIAGRETSGVMESDSGLFSGKRCVVTPTESTNPEALSMVKTLFSLVGSEVVEMNPESHDEIFSLVSHLPHVVAYSLVSAVASGGGDRNLFDFSGGGLADFTRIAGSSPEMWAGIFIENREALLGAIRGFAGKLGEIEKAVASGNVENLTVLLREARDSKRNLGE, translated from the coding sequence ATGACTTTTGAAAAAGTGGCGGTGGTAGGTCTCGGCCTTATAGGAGGTTCCCTCGCGGCGGCCCTTCGCGAATCGGGGGAAGTCGGGGAAGTCTTCGGGATCGAGCGGGACACTGAGTCACTCCGCTTCGCCCTTGAAAACGGGATCACGGACACGGGCGCTTCTGAAATCGGCCCCGGCATGTCGGGGTCAGAAATAGTTGTCGTCGCGACCTACGTCGATGTCATAGCGCAGGTGGCCAGGGAAGTTTCCGGATTCGTTTCCCCCGGCACGGTGGTTTGCGATGTGGGAAGCGTAAAGGCTTCTTTGGTAAGGGAAATGGAAAAAGGCCCCCAAAATATCCGTTTTGTCGGAGCCCATCCCATCGCGGGGAGGGAAACATCCGGCGTAATGGAGTCTGACTCCGGTCTTTTCTCAGGGAAAAGATGCGTTGTCACTCCCACGGAAAGCACAAACCCCGAAGCTCTCTCCATGGTGAAAACGCTTTTTTCGCTAGTTGGAAGCGAGGTGGTCGAGATGAATCCCGAATCCCATGACGAGATCTTTTCGCTTGTAAGCCATCTTCCCCATGTGGTCGCCTACTCGCTTGTGAGCGCGGTGGCTTCTGGGGGAGGAGACAGAAACCTTTTTGATTTTTCAGGCGGGGGCCTTGCCGACTTCACCAGGATCGCCGGCAGTTCCCCTGAGATGTGGGCCGGTATTTTCATCGAGAACCGCGAGGCGCTGCTTGGCGCCATCCGCGGCTTCGCGGGAAAGCTCGGGGAAATTGAAAAAGCCGTCGCCTCCGGTAATGTAGAAAATCTGACAGTTCTTTTGAGGGAGGCCCGGGATTCAAAGAGGAATCTCGGGGAGTGA
- the hisB gene encoding imidazoleglycerol-phosphate dehydratase HisB yields MTRKAVLKRETSEVSASVELDLDGTGKFDISTGVPFFDHMLSQLAKHGYFDLTVKAEGDIDVDFHHTVEDVGIALGEAFSEALGDKRGITRYGHAVIPFDDALVVVAVDLSDRPCFVFKGEIPGGKVGDFDSELAEEFFKSLTNSLRCNLHIEFRHGTNLHHIIEAMFKALGRSMDVASALDGRRDDIPSTKGTL; encoded by the coding sequence ATGACCCGCAAAGCCGTTTTAAAAAGAGAAACATCCGAAGTCAGCGCCAGCGTCGAGCTTGATCTCGACGGAACCGGGAAATTCGATATCTCGACGGGGGTGCCGTTTTTCGACCACATGCTGAGCCAGCTCGCAAAGCACGGCTACTTCGACCTCACGGTCAAGGCCGAAGGGGACATCGACGTTGATTTCCACCACACCGTGGAGGATGTCGGGATAGCGCTCGGGGAAGCTTTCTCAGAAGCCCTGGGCGACAAGAGGGGAATCACTAGGTACGGGCACGCCGTAATCCCTTTTGACGACGCGCTTGTTGTTGTGGCAGTCGATCTTAGCGACAGGCCCTGTTTTGTTTTCAAGGGAGAAATTCCCGGGGGCAAGGTCGGGGATTTTGACTCGGAGCTTGCAGAGGAGTTCTTCAAGTCCCTCACGAACTCGCTTCGCTGCAACCTGCACATCGAGTTTCGCCACGGAACGAACCTGCACCACATAATAGAGGCCATGTTCAAGGCCCTGGGAAGATCCATGGATGTAGCCTCGGCGCTTGACGGGCGTCGCGATGATATTCCCTCGACCAAGGGGACGCTCTAG